Within Ramlibacter henchirensis, the genomic segment GGCGCGATGGACCTGCAGGATCGGATGAAGGCGCTGGACTTGTGGGCACCGAACTCGCGGCGAGTCGTGGGACGAACAGGCGACGGTGTGTGCTCCCTCACTCGCTCGAGTGATGAACTTGATCTTCTTGATTCCTGTGTACCCCTCGGTCACCATGTCCACTCCGGCTTCCTCGGAAGCGATCGCGGCCAAGATTCGCCGATCATCACGAGCCGGGACGCACTGGGTCCGTACGGCGCTGTTGCCTGCGGCGCTTACGTGAGCAACTTCATGCTTGCCGCGCAGGCGCACGGTATCGCCTCTATCGCACAGGCAGCATTGTCGTCTTGGCCTGATGTCGTGCGGGAAGAGTTGCAGATCTCATCGGAACGCCGCGTCCTCTGCGGCATTTCATTTGGCTATGCCGATCTGGACACCCCGCAAACGGCTTCCGTACTACTCGCGCGCCATTGGACGATGTACTGCAATGGAGATATTGACCGTGGCGGGCGCAGCAAACCGACGGACTCGCAATCCACCGGTCACCGCGGCCTCGATCCGGCGGAACAGGAAGCAGCCCGATTAAGGCCGCGAAGCAGCACTGGATGCCACCTCGGTAGCTCCCGCTCCCCGCTCAGTGCCCCATCCGAGCTTTGATGGGTGCGGAGTAGCAGGGATTCAAATCCTTCTGGCAAGTGCTTGTGGTGGCTACCAGTTGTGCCCCATTGGATTAGCGATTACCCCGAAAAGTACCCCATAAGAGCTGCACCCTGTCCACGCAGACACGCTGCGCGTAGCTTGCCTCGCACTAGGATGCAGCAGAAGCGAGGTACACACGTGGAACAACCAACCAGCGAATCCTCCGAGCCTGAGGATCGCCTGCTCCGACTGCCGGAGGTGCTGAGGCTGTATCCCGTATCCAAGTCCGCGTGGTACGCGGGCATCACGGCCGGCCGCTACCCAGCCGGCATCAAGCTGTCTTCGCGTTCCGTCGCGTGGCGCAAAGTCGGACATCGACGCCCTCGTCCGCGCTGCGATTGAAGACCGGGGCTAACTCGCGCTAATGCGGAATTTAAGTGGGTTAGTTTCGCAGCGCGCCTAGGCCACCGCCCGCTTGGCAGCTCTTTTCGCGGGCGTTCTTTTCGCCACCGCGCTGCCCTTCCGCGCGGAGTTCTTCGCCGCCGTGCGCCGCACGCTTCTCGATTTTCCGCCTCGCGCCGTCTTAGACCTGGTGCGACGTTCAGCTGGAGCGATTGGAGACGCCTGCTTCCCGCTGGCAGATGGCTCCTCACTTCCGCCCTCCTGCCCTAGCCTCGCCGCCACCTCCCGCTTGCCGAGCCCGCGGACGGCCGCAATCTTCTCGACCTGCTGTGCGCGCGGGCGGGTCTTTCCACTCTCCCACTTGTAAACACTCAACGGCGAGACGCCCAAGATCTGCCCCATTGCCGCTGCGGAAATGCCGAAGCGTTGGCGCAGCTTGGCAAAACCCCTGGCACTGAAGCGGTGACGCTCAGATTGGGCCTCTTCGCTCACGTCGCTCACATTCCGAGCAGCACCACGGCCACTCCTTGTCGCCTTGGCGACCAACTTCTCCAGCGCGCCGATCCTTCGCTTCAACGCCGCTACTGCGCTGCGCTGCTGCGCCACCTGCTTCTTGAGTGCATCGCTGTCTGGCTTAGCAACTTTACGAGCAACGCGCGCGATTTCTTGCTTGAGGGCTGAGGCGATGTTTGGCATGTAGCAGGCACGGAGAAGAGGGATCGCCATGCTATCGCACTCACCGACCCATCACTAGTTTGATGGGTACTCGGGAACAGCTCTATTCAGGAACTCATATGCCCAGATTGCCAACTCCAATTTGCGTCCGACAGCTTCACACATCCGTTCTCGCGGTGCGTGACAGGCTCACAGAGGACGCTAGGAGCACGATCGATTTCGTGCTGGCCGACATGAGCGAAGACGCTCTTGCACTCATGTTCACGGAACTGTGCGCAACCTCGATCCTGATCTTCCTTGCAGATGGGGCGTACCAACTGCCAGCGGGGAATCGGGCGCACCCCAATGCGGCCGGTAAGGCTCCACCCCGCTGGCTAGCGTGCGCGACGCGCGCGGGATCTCGGCTGAAGGTGGATAGCTTGGCGAATTCCGCAGCCCGGCCGAGCGCAGAACAGGCCCCGCCCCCTTCATTGGCGGAGACGCTCATGCGCTTCAAGTTCTTGAGAGGACTGGAGCCCATACTCCCCCAGGTCGCTGCCGTCGACGCTTACCTGGGTGCAAAGCTGAAGGAGCTGCAAAACCTAGGTGAAGCCTTCGCTGAAGAGCTCGATGGCTACAAGATCAATCTGGACCACACCTTGGCGGTCTCGCTCGAATCCGACGGCGCTGTCAAGCTTGAGCTCGGAGGACTTCACCGAAACTCGTTGCATCCACAAGCCCAGTCGCTCGCGATGTCGCGCGGCCGATTTCCGTACGAGCGTAGCGGCGTTCTCTTGGGCCGAGACCTTGAGATAGTGTCCTGCCTACTCCTCCAGCGGGCCGTCGGCCCGTAGACTTTCTTTCGTCCTGGCTGCCGTAGAGCAGGCTTCCATCTCACTGTGGTGCAAACGTGGTGGCCGCGAACACCTGATTTGCGCTACAAATCCCGAACTGCTTCGAGTTGGGAGGGTGACATGCGGAGGCTGCGTTTCTTCGTCTGCTGCGCGGCGGCAGTTGTTGCGATCGGGTGCGGCAAGGCGACCGAAACCATCATCCCTTCGGACATGAGCACCTGGGACAAGGAGCTCGCTCCCGTCGTCCAGAAGCTGAGCGAAGAAGATAAGAAGCACTTCGTGGCCTACGTTGCACGCATGAAGTTGGCGGAAGGATTGTCAGGAGGGAAGAACGCAATCCCCTTCGGCATGACCGTCGGGCAGGCCATCGAAGAGCAGAAGAAGTGGGCCGCGGAACTGGAGCAGCGGCTGGCGCGGGAGAAGGCGGAAGAGCAAAAGCGAGAAGCCGAAGCCGCCGCCCTGGTCCAGAAGCTCGTGGCGGAGAGCATCGAAATCGCACGGCGAATCAATGAAGCAGTTACCGTCACGCTCCTCGCCAAGAGGGAGCTTCCCAGAAGCTTCGAAGCTGGGCGCTATAGCGACTACCAGCAGATCGTGATCGGCATCCAGAATAACGCGCAGAAACCGCTGAAGGCGCTGTCAGGGCGACTGGATTTCATCGATGCCTTCAACAAAGTCGTCGCGAAGGTTTACTTCGAAATCACGCGGGACGTGAAGCCTGGCGCCACATACAAGTGGACAGGCGGGCGCGACTACAACCAGTTCATCGACGAGCACCGAGTGCTTTGGAACTTGGACGATGGGCAGTACAAGACTCGCTTCGTGCCTGAGACGCTGATATTCACTGACGGTGAGAAGCTCACCATGCCTAAGCTCTAAGGGCTTGGATAGCGCCTGCCTCCCGCCGCTTTTTTCAGCAGTTCCTAGGCTACGTAAATCCCGGCTTATAGCGGGCTAGCCACTTCCCCTCACCGCCGGGCAGCGGCGGCTCGGACGCCGCGAGGGTCTAGCGACGTGCCTCACGGCCATCGCCAACCTCGCGAATTTGCCCGACCGAGGAGCGCGATACTCGAGTTTGGTCAGTTCGGAAGCACGAGACCGAAAGCGCGATCGTAGGACCGCCGGATGAACAATCCGGCGGTCACTTGTCCTCGGGGAACAGCTGGGGGAACCAAATGGCAGCTCGCGCTGCTTACCGGGACGTCGCCGCAAGGGGCGGTGCCATCGTGTTCAAGGTCCTAGACGTAGCTCGAACTCTGAAAGGCCGGGCACCCCCGTCGCAGCGCCTAGGCGGCGGCTCTTGGGGCCAGCTCGGGACCGCACCGGTGATCTAGGCTTCGCGCGTCAATGTCCGCTTCCGACACCCATTGCGGACATCGCCCCTTTTGTCCGCCGGTGCGTATCTGGCTCGAGTCGCAACACCGAATCGCGGCCGATCTGCCAAGTCGGCACCGCGGGGTCGACCAATCTTTGGCTCATGTGCTTTTTTCGAGCCGTCAACCACACGAACCCGGTGCGGAAAATGCCTGGCGCGCGACCCATTGAGCAGCCATTTCGCCCAAGGGATCGTTCGGGTGGCGTCAAGGCGCCCTTTCGCGTCCCGCGGGAGCTGGTGCCATTCAGTGCGTGTAGTACGTTCGCGATCAGGGCGAGGCAGCGGCCGCGACCTCCCTCACGTCACGCCACACGAAGTGCGACGTGCGTTTTGCGATCAGCCAGTTGCCGCCGCGGCGAACGTATTCGTCATTGTAGGTCACGCCGCTGCTGGTTGTCGTGGTCTTGCCCGCCTTCGTGGCGACCAGCACGACCAGGCAATAGGACACGCCGGTGGCACGATCCCCGCGAATGTCCACCGTCTGCTGGCCGTTGTGGTGGTGTGAAGTTTGCGAGGTACTCGCCGAACCTCTGCCCGATCTGCTCGCGCCCTTTCAGCGAAGAGGTCAGCGCCCCACCGACATAGCTGTCCACGGTCGCGTCCTCGGTGAACAGCAACACCTGGCTCTTCACGTCCTTGGCGTCGGCCAGGTTGGAGAAGGTGTCGACCAGTGTCTTGAGGGCGGCCCGGTCCTCGACGGACTGGATTCTTTGTTCAAGACTGAGTGGCTGTATGTGCTGGCGCTCCTTGCCCGTAGGCTGCTCGAGGGAGGTGCAGGCGCCCAGGAGGGAGAGGCCCACGGCTGCGGCAACTAAGACTCTGGTTGTACGTGGCATGAGGCAGTGCCGGAGCGGGGGGAACGGGTGAACTCTAACCCCGTAACGCTGACGGAAGCCGGACCGCCTAAGTTGAGCTGTCCGGCGCCGGAACAGTGGAAACTCCTTGAGCTGACGCGGCAACGCTTTGGGATTGCAGGGCGCGGCGGTAGCCCTCCCTTTGCTGCAGGCGCTCCCAGTACGCCTTCACCCCCGGCGTAAAACGTGTTGCGAACCCAAGGTGCTGCGCCAGCAGCAACGCATATCCAACCGAGACGTCGGCCGCGGTGAAGCGTCGGGCGCACAGGTGCTCCTGTTGGGCCAGCACCGGCTCCAATGTACGCAGCCTTGCCAGAAACCACTTTCCATAATCTTCCGCGACGGTAGGCAAGCGTCGCTGTTCCGGCTCGAAGCGCGAGTAACGCAGCACGAGCGTTTGCGGAAACGTGAGCGTGGCTTCGCCGAAGTGGAGGTAATTGAGATAGGCCCCATAGTCATCTTCCGAGGGCTCGACCTGCAGCGACGTGGGGGCGCTCAATGCGCAAAGGTACTGGCAGATGGCCGCCGACTCGGTCATCCGCGTGTGGCCGTTGATCATCAGCGGGACGGTACCCAGTGGATTGATGTCGAGGTACGAACGCGCCAAGACACGAGGTGGAAACGGCAGCATCTTCAAGTCATAGGGCAAGCCCAGTTCTTCCAACATCCAGAGAGGCCGGAAGGAACGCGCGCTCACGCAGTGGTAGAAGGTGATCATCAGGAGTCCAGCCCGGAATGGGCCGGTTCAACGCTTGAGCAGCGTCACGGCACAGGCGCCGTGTTCGAAGTTCGAGACGCCGCCGCCGGTGACGTGAGCCAACCCGACGCGAGCGCCTTCAACCTGGTGGGCACCGCTGCGGCCTTGCAGTTGGCGAGTGATCTCGGCGATCTGTGCGACACCGCTGGCGGCGACCGGGTGGCCGCGCGAGATGAGTCCGCCCGATGGGTTGACGACTTGACGGCCGCCCAGTGAAGTCGCGCCGCTGCGCAGCAACGCCAGCGCGTCGCCGGGTCTGCAGAACTGGAAGGCTTCGTAGTACATCAGCTCTGCCGCGGCGAAGGAGTCATGGATTTCGGCGACGTGGATGTCCGTCGGCGAAACGCCGGTGAGTTCGTAGATGTCTCTGGCTGATTTCGACGACACATGCGAAGTCGTCATCGAATAGGGCCCGGGCTCGTACTCGCCGGAGTGCAGGACCGTGCCGGCCACCTGCACGGGGGGCCGGCCGCCAGCGAATTCCTTCATCAGGCTCTCGGAGCCGAGCACCACCGCCGCGGCACCATCGCCGGTGGGGCAGCAATGGAGCAGCCGGAACGGGTCCGCGACCTCGCGGGACGCGTTCACTTCTTCCAGCGTCACCGGCTTCTGGAATTGCGCCAGCGGATTGCGGGCACCATGGGCGCGAGCCTTCACTGTCACTTCGGAAAAGTCGGCCGCCTTCAGGCCGTGCTCGTGCATGTAGCGCCGGGCGCGCATCGCATAGAGCACGGGCATCGTGAGCCCGTTGATGGCATCCCAGTCTTCGCGGTTGAGAGGGAGGGCTCCCCGGCCCAGTTTGGTCAGCATGTCGACGCCCACGATGACCGCGGCCTCGCACCGGCCTTCGGCAATGCGCGCGGCCGCTTCGTGGACACCTACTGCGCTGCTCGAGCAGGCGTCCTCGACGTTGATGATCGGGATTCCGGTGAGCCCGAGTTGCCCCAGGATCTGCTGACCCATCATCGAGCCGCCAAAGACGGAGGAGGAATATGCGACATCGATTCGCTCGCGCGACAAGCCGCTTTCCTTGAGCGCCTCCAGCACTGCGGGGACGGCGAACTGCTTGTGGGTGAGTTCGGGGTACTTGCCGAACTTGCGCAATCCGGTGCCGAGGACGTAGACAGGGCGATTCATCTCAGGCTCCTTGCCTGGCGGTCAGGTCGAACACGAAGCACGGGCCGCTACCCGGCGCACGCACGGCCGACAAGGTCACCGGCACCCCACAAACGGGGGCCTGCTTTGTGTTGAGCAGGCCGAAGACGCGCACGTTCTCGGGCAGATCGACATAGCCGACGTATTGCAGCGCATCAGCGCTGCCAATGGTGGTGTAGCTGTACAGCACTCCCTGTGAGGAGAGGTCCTGCAATTCCGCCTTTTCGGACCAGCACTTCGGGCACACGTCGGCGGGCGGAAAGTTGTTGAAGCCACAGGCCTGGCAGTGCGAGCATGCGTACGCCGGCCGCTGAGGTGCGCCGGCATCCACCCGCGCGACGGAAGCTTTAGGAGGAGTGGGTTGCTGCATGGCAATCGGTGACATTGAATTGCGTGGCGTGCGGCTCAGGCGACGGCCTGCTTGAGGCGAGCGAGGATTTCCCCGTTGTGTTCACCCAGCCGCGGGGGGAAGGAGTGGACGGTGCGACCCGGGGGATTGAACTTCATGGGGTCGCCGGCGACTTCGAGCCGCTGGTCGGGAGAGGGGCCATGGAGCTTCAGGCGCATGCCACGGTGCAGCACTTGCGGGTTGTTGAACACGGCTTCGAGGTCGTCGACGGCAGCGGCGGGCACCTCGGCTGCCACCAGCCGCTCAATGAGATCGCCCGAAGAAGAACGGGCGAACTCGGTGTTCAGCAGATTGATCAGGGTCTCACGGTTCTTGTAGCGGCTCTTCCCGTCCTTGAAGCGGGGGTCGTTCGCGAGGTCACCCAGGCCCAGCACCCGCACAAGGCCGCGGAACATGTTCTCGGTGTTGGCCGTGACTGCGATGACCTTGCCGTCGCCGGCCCGGAAACACCGATAGCTTGGAATGAAGTCGTGAGCGCTGCCCTGAAGGCCGGGCACCTCGCCGCCCTGGAGGTAGCTGGCAGCCTGGTAGGTCAGCAAGGCGACCTGCACATCGAGCATGGACACTTCCACGTCGCGGCCGACACCCGTGCGGCGCGCTTCCAGCAGGGAGGACAGCAGGCCGATCACGGCGTACAGACCGGCACAGAGGTCGCCAATGGGGACACCGGCGCGGACCGGCTCGCGGCCGGGTTCGCCCGTCATGCTCATGACGCCCGACATCGCCTGCACGATCATGTCGTAGGCGGGCCGATCCCTCAGCGGGCCGTCCTGGCCAAAGCCGGAAATGCTCGCCCAGACCAGGGAGGGCTTGCGCGCCCGCTCCGTGGCAGCGTTGATCCCCAGGTGCGCCAGCTTTCCGGGTCGGAAGTTCTCCACCACGGCGTCGGCCTCACCGATCAACTGGCGAGCGATCGCGAGACCTTCGGGAGTCCGCATGTCCAGCATCAGCGACTTCTTGTTCCGATTGGTGCTGCCGAAGTACGTGCTGGAGCCGTCCACGAATCGAGGGGGCACGGAGCGCGACATGTCACCATCGGGCGCTTCCACCTTGATCACCTCGGCGCCGAGGTCACCCAGGATCTGCGTGGCGAAGGGGCCGGAGAGGAAGAGCGTGAAATCGACGATGCGCACGCCGGCGAGCGGGCCGACGGAAGGGGAAGCAGTCATTTGGCGTATCCCGCTTAACGGGACGTGATTTCGTTTAGCAGATTCGATTCTCGTAACAACGTCTCGTGTTGTCAAGCACGCGCGCTCGCGCCGCCTGTTTGGCGTTTGCGGATGAACAAGCTGAAGTACGGGGCCTGAAGTCGCACAGCCGCCAACGGCGATAGCGGGCGGGGCGCAAATTCAGGCTGTGTTCGGGAGCGGAGAAGACGCAGGCTTCCCCCCGCGCAGAGACTCGAGCGCTCTTTTCAGCTCGTAACGGTGCTCAGTTGACAACGCCGGCCGCAGGTGCCGCGCTGCCCTATCCGCCGCTGCTTGACCGAGCGGGTTGTAAGGCGCGCTCAGCCTCCGGACGGCACATGGCCCAGGGTCGCGCTCAGCTTCCTGGCCTGCTCCATGAGGACGTGGGCCATCTTCGATTCCCTGCTTTCGACAAAGCGCGACTCCGGCATGGTGATGCACAGCGAGCCAACCACCGCTCCCTGCGACCTGAAGATTGGCGTTCCCATACCGACGGCGCCGAGTGCGCGCTGCCCCTTCGAAACCGCGTATCCGCGCTCGCGGATGAGGGCAAGCTCGCGCCGAATGGTGCGGTTGTCCTGCATCGGCCGCCCCGTGATCGGCGACACCTCCTGCTTCGCGAGCACCTCGTCGACCACCTCGGCTGGAAGGAAGGCCAGCATGGAGCGGCCCAGGGCTCCATACGCCAGTGAACTCATCTTGTAGAGCTCCTGTTCGATGCGCAGCGGATGGTGTCCGTAAATCGCCTTCACGATCATCGCCTTCTGCTCTGCCGGCACGTACAGGTTCAGCACGCTGGTCTCACCGGTGCCATCCGCGACCCGCTGCATGAACCCTTCAGCGACTGTAGTCACCTCGGTGCGGGACACGATGAGCCCCCCCAGGCGGAGGAATTCCAGCCCGGCCCGGTAGGTGCCGGCGCGCGAACCGCGGTCCGCCAGACCGGTATTCACAAGCAACACCAACAGGCGGTGGGTTGTCGAAGTGGGCAGCCTCATTCGTTGAGCCACCTCCGCCACCGAGCTGTCGCCATTGGACTCCGCCAGCACCTTCAGCAACAGGGCAACACGATCGACCGTGCCTGTGGATGTGACTTCACTGCTCATGTTGCTGCCGCTTCCTCCGCATGGTCTTGAAACTACACTGGCCGTGTGAAGCGAGTTGACGCGGCCCGGAGCCAGCCGATGAACATGCTCCCGTTGATCGGTATAGTATCCCGATAGAGGGATTCTTCAAACACAGCGCGATCCAGGACCTCCCCGGTTGATCAAGGCGGCAAAGTCGAAATCGCTGAACCATGGAAGTGCGGGCATTGCCTGCCGGGGCACCTGTCGGAGGCGTGACTGCAGTGCGGCGTGCACCGGTTCGCGCTGCATCCCGGTCGCGAATGGCGGCGAGCCATCTTCAAGCTCTTAGGGACGCCAGTGCGACAGTAGCAGG encodes:
- a CDS encoding thiolase family protein; the encoded protein is MRKFGKYPELTHKQFAVPAVLEALKESGLSRERIDVAYSSSVFGGSMMGQQILGQLGLTGIPIINVEDACSSSAVGVHEAAARIAEGRCEAAVIVGVDMLTKLGRGALPLNREDWDAINGLTMPVLYAMRARRYMHEHGLKAADFSEVTVKARAHGARNPLAQFQKPVTLEEVNASREVADPFRLLHCCPTGDGAAAVVLGSESLMKEFAGGRPPVQVAGTVLHSGEYEPGPYSMTTSHVSSKSARDIYELTGVSPTDIHVAEIHDSFAAAELMYYEAFQFCRPGDALALLRSGATSLGGRQVVNPSGGLISRGHPVAASGVAQIAEITRQLQGRSGAHQVEGARVGLAHVTGGGVSNFEHGACAVTLLKR
- a CDS encoding CaiB/BaiF CoA transferase family protein, which produces MTASPSVGPLAGVRIVDFTLFLSGPFATQILGDLGAEVIKVEAPDGDMSRSVPPRFVDGSSTYFGSTNRNKKSLMLDMRTPEGLAIARQLIGEADAVVENFRPGKLAHLGINAATERARKPSLVWASISGFGQDGPLRDRPAYDMIVQAMSGVMSMTGEPGREPVRAGVPIGDLCAGLYAVIGLLSSLLEARRTGVGRDVEVSMLDVQVALLTYQAASYLQGGEVPGLQGSAHDFIPSYRCFRAGDGKVIAVTANTENMFRGLVRVLGLGDLANDPRFKDGKSRYKNRETLINLLNTEFARSSSGDLIERLVAAEVPAAAVDDLEAVFNNPQVLHRGMRLKLHGPSPDQRLEVAGDPMKFNPPGRTVHSFPPRLGEHNGEILARLKQAVA
- a CDS encoding helix-turn-helix domain-containing protein, translating into MAIPLLRACYMPNIASALKQEIARVARKVAKPDSDALKKQVAQQRSAVAALKRRIGALEKLVAKATRSGRGAARNVSDVSEEAQSERHRFSARGFAKLRQRFGISAAAMGQILGVSPLSVYKWESGKTRPRAQQVEKIAAVRGLGKREVAARLGQEGGSEEPSASGKQASPIAPAERRTRSKTARGGKSRSVRRTAAKNSARKGSAVAKRTPAKRAAKRAVA
- a CDS encoding IclR family transcriptional regulator; this encodes MSSEVTSTGTVDRVALLLKVLAESNGDSSVAEVAQRMRLPTSTTHRLLVLLVNTGLADRGSRAGTYRAGLEFLRLGGLIVSRTEVTTVAEGFMQRVADGTGETSVLNLYVPAEQKAMIVKAIYGHHPLRIEQELYKMSSLAYGALGRSMLAFLPAEVVDEVLAKQEVSPITGRPMQDNRTIRRELALIRERGYAVSKGQRALGAVGMGTPIFRSQGAVVGSLCITMPESRFVESRESKMAHVLMEQARKLSATLGHVPSGG
- a CDS encoding glutathione S-transferase family protein, with product MITFYHCVSARSFRPLWMLEELGLPYDLKMLPFPPRVLARSYLDINPLGTVPLMINGHTRMTESAAICQYLCALSAPTSLQVEPSEDDYGAYLNYLHFGEATLTFPQTLVLRYSRFEPEQRRLPTVAEDYGKWFLARLRTLEPVLAQQEHLCARRFTAADVSVGYALLLAQHLGFATRFTPGVKAYWERLQQREGYRRALQSQSVAASAQGVSTVPAPDSST
- a CDS encoding helix-turn-helix transcriptional regulator — its product is MQQKRGTHVEQPTSESSEPEDRLLRLPEVLRLYPVSKSAWYAGITAGRYPAGIKLSSRSVAWRKVGHRRPRPRCD
- a CDS encoding Zn-ribbon domain-containing OB-fold protein, with product MSPIAMQQPTPPKASVARVDAGAPQRPAYACSHCQACGFNNFPPADVCPKCWSEKAELQDLSSQGVLYSYTTIGSADALQYVGYVDLPENVRVFGLLNTKQAPVCGVPVTLSAVRAPGSGPCFVFDLTARQGA
- a CDS encoding nitroreductase family protein; the protein is MGVLVIRLDCGCEGGMQIGAMDLQDRMKALDLWAPNSRRVVGRTGDGVCSLTRSSDELDLLDSCVPLGHHVHSGFLGSDRGQDSPIITSRDALGPYGAVACGAYVSNFMLAAQAHGIASIAQAALSSWPDVVREELQISSERRVLCGISFGYADLDTPQTASVLLARHWTMYCNGDIDRGGRSKPTDSQSTGHRGLDPAEQEAARLRPRSSTGCHLGSSRSPLSAPSEL